The following DNA comes from Curtobacterium sp. 9128.
CGGTGCTCGTAGTACTCGCCGGGGTCGGTGTTCATGCCGGTGAACTCGAGCGGTTCGAACGCGTGCCGGCCACCGTGCACGAGCAGGCGCGCCTCGCCCTTCGAGAACGGACCGCGGGCACCGTCGGCGGCACGCAGGACGTCGGGGGAGCGGTCGTCGGGTTCGCGGTGCTGCGCGTCCCCGGCCGCGAGCAGCTCGACCTGGCTCGTGCCCAACGCGATCGCGATCTTCTCGAGCGAGACCATGCTGGCGCGGGAGTGCCCGCGTTCGAGCTGGCTGAGGAACGGGTGCGACAGCCCGGTGCGTTCGGCGAGCTGGACGAGGGTCTGGCCGTGCGACCGGCGCAGCGCGCGGATGTGCTCGCCGGTGCGGAGCGCCTGCTCGTCGACGACGCGGGTGTTCGTCGAGCCGGGCTCGATGAGGTCGGTGGGCACTGTTCCTCCGTCGGTCGGTCACGGGCGGGGTTTCACCGGGACGCGACCGTCACACATGGCAACCGCCGCGAAATACGTGGGAAACGTGGTCCTCATA
Coding sequences within:
- a CDS encoding XRE family transcriptional regulator, with protein sequence MPTDLIEPGSTNTRVVDEQALRTGEHIRALRRSHGQTLVQLAERTGLSHPFLSQLERGHSRASMVSLEKIAIALGTSQVELLAAGDAQHREPDDRSPDVLRAADGARGPFSKGEARLLVHGGRHAFEPLEFTGMNTDPGEYYEHREDEFLYVLSGSLLLDLGSSGVQHLEPGDSAYYRGGTPHRWCSPDGDRFQLVVVKQSPVGVEGGA